TTCCATCGTGTGGACCGCGCAGCGCGGTGCCGAGGTGCAGGCGAGTGCCGGTCGACTGCTGATGAGCGAACCGCTGCCCGACGCCGCATCCCCCGAGACCGAGCCGGGGACGGAATCCGAGCCGCCCACCGAGCTCGACGAGCAGCCCGCTCCGGAGACGGAGGACGCTGCGCGTACCGAGGACGAGACGCCGCTCTCGAATGAGGCTCCCGCCGCCGCCGCAGAGTAAGATGGAGCTCGGTTACTCGGGCGGCAGGAGAGGAGACGCGGAGGAGCGTGCGTGTTGCAATTGCCAGTCGTATCTTCAACCCGGAGCCGAGCGCTGCTTCCTTCCGGCTTGAAGCGCTAGCAAGGGCCTTCGCCGATCATGGGCACGACGTCACCGTTTTCACCAGCACGATTCCGCGCGAGCGACGAGGCGAAGCGGCCTCTTTCGCTCAGCGCACCGCGTGGATGCGGGTGCGCCGCTTCCCCGTCGTGAGAAACCGGTCAGGCTACGTGCGCGGGTATGTCCCGTATCTGAGCTTCGACATCCCGCTCTTCTTCCGGCTGCTCTGCAGCAGGCGCTTCGACGTCATCATTACCGAACCGCCACCTACGACGGGTGCGGTGGTGCGCCTCGTCGCGGGCCTGCGCCGAGTGCCGTACATGTACTACGCCGCAGACATCTGGGCGGACGCCGCCCAGCAGACCGCGTCTGCCGCGTTCGTGGTGCGCGCCGTGCGCATCGTCGAGCGGTGGGCGCTGCGCGGTGCGAGTGCAGTGCTGTCGGTGTCCGATGGCGTGACGGCGCGACTCGCGGCCCTCGGTGCGAGCGATCGTGCGCTCACCATCGGCAACGGCATTGACGTCGAAGCGTTCAACTTCACCGGTGAGACGGAATCTGATGAAGATCCGCTGTTCGTCTACGCGGGCACCAGCTCGGAGTGGCACGGCTCCGGCATTTTCGTCGAGGCCTTCGCCGAGGTGCTCCGCGAACTCCCGGAGGCGAGGCTGCTCTTCATCGGAGGCGGCTCGGAGAGGGATGAGTTGGAGCAGAAGGCCCGACGTATCGGGATCGAGGGCTCGGTCGACTTCCGACCCTCGGTGGCCCCCGCTCAGCTCGCAGAGATCCTCAGGCGATCGACCGCGTCCCTGGCCAGCCAGCGCCCCGAGGTCGGCTACGATTACGCATTCCCGACGAAGCTCTACGCCTCTGCGGCGTGCGGGACGCCGCTGATCTTCGCCGGCAGCGGACCTGCGGTCGAGTTCGTCGCGAGCGAGGTCGACGGGACCCCGATCGGGCGGGCCGCCGCGTACACGCCGGCGGCTGTCTCCGAGAGCATGATCGAGACCGTGCGGCACGCCGCTTCGCGGGATCGCCGACTCGCGGTAGCGAAGTGGGCGCGCAATCAGGTCGCGATCAGCCGACCCGCCGAGTTGGCGGTGCGTCGTGCCGAGGAGCTGCTGAGCTAGCTGCGTCCCACCACGGCACGCTCGATCGCATCGAGCATCAGCCGACTCTGCGCCTCTCGCGTGAAGAGCGTGGTCGCCTCGTTCTCGACAGGGGCCGACACCCGGCCGGTGCGCTGCTTCTCCTGCGCGCGCAGCCAGAGATACTCCGCGATCTGCTCCGGGTCGTTGCTGGTCATACCGAGACCGTGGTCGCGGATGAGCAGGGCGGGGGCCCCGCTCTCGTAACCGGTCATCAGGATCGGGCGCCGGGCGCCGATGTACTCGAAGATCTTGCCGGTGTACACCCCGACAGCGCCGGGATCGTTCCAAAGCAGTAAGAGGAGCAGATCCGAATTCGCCTGGATGGCGAGCGACTCCTCGTGTGTGACCTTGCCTCGATAGTGCACGACCTTCTCGAGACCGAGCTCGGCGGAGGCTCTGAAGACCGGTCCCGGTGGCGGACCGTAGAACTCGACCTCGATCTGCGCCTCGGGGTGCGCGTCGAGCAGCTTGCGCACTCCTTCGAGGAAGGGGCGCGGGTCGCTGCGCCGGGGGGTCACCCAGCCGCAGTAGGTGACGCGCAGCTCCCGGCCGCTTGGGTCGTAGGGCAGCTGCTCGAAATCCTTTGGATCGAAGCCGTTGGTGACGACCTGAGCCGGAAGGCGGTACCGCTCGCGGAGTTCCTCGACGAGGGGTTCGCTGACGCTGCTGAGCAGTACGGCGTTCTTCACCAGACGCTTCTCCGCGATCCCATCGATCTTGCGGCGCAGGCTGCCGAAGGGGTAGTAGGTGCTCATCGACAGCAAATCTCGGTAATCGACGACGAGTGGCGCTCGGAAGTGGCGCGCCAGCCGCGAACCCGCGATGAGCGAGCTGAACGGCCCGACGCTGGCCACCACCACGTCGGGGGCCCACTCCCAGCGCTTGGCGAGAGCGACGGCCTGCCGGCCCCATTTCCTGAACAGGTCCGGCCACACCAGCGCGAGCGCGCGCGTGTAGGCCTCGCTTGCCAAGCGGTAGAGGAGCGATGCTCTCGCCTTCGACGCGGTCGACGCGGACGGGGCTGCGCGCGGAGCCCCCGCGCGGTAAACGCTCAGCAGAGGATCGGAGGGCTCGGCGAGGCCCGTCGCCGACGACTGCTGGGTGAGTACCCGCACCTCGTGACCCGCGCGCGCCCAGTGCTCGGCGAACTTCGCGATGCGCACCGCTGCGATCTTGTTCTCGGGCGGGAAGAACGGGCAGACGAGGAGGATGCGCAAGACGGGCCTTCCAGTGTGAGAGGGGGCAGCGGGGCGGAGACCGAGTTCCTATAGTAGCCCGGCCAGTTCGGCCTGACGTTTGAAGGCCGGAAGCTGTCCGACGACCTCCTCGAATGTGCCGCTCGCGAGGATTCGGCCCTCGTCGAGGTAGCAGACCTGATCGTACTCGCGGATCGTGGCGAGGCGATGTGCGACGGTGATGAAGGTGATGCTGCCCTGCAGGCTGTGCATGGATTCGACGACGCGGTTCTCAGTCGCGGTGTCGAGCGAGCTGGTGGCCTCGTCCATCACCATGACCAGAGGATCGGAGTAGAGCGCTCGCGCGATGCCGAGACGCTGCTGCTGGCCCCCCGAGATCGAGACGCCCCGCTCACCGATCGGCTCCTCGATTCCGCGGTCGCTGGCGAGTTCCGCCACCTGGGCACGTTCGAGCGCCTGCATCACGAGCTGCGGCTCGTAGTCGTCCTCCCAGGTGAGGGCGACGTTCTGCGCGATCGACCCGTTGAAGAGGGCGACGCGCTGGGGCACGTACCCCACGCGATGACGCCACTGCTGCAGCACGCTGTCGAGGGGGAGCCCGTCGATGGCGACCGAACCCGAGGTGGGGGTGCTGAGCCCGAGCAGGATGTCGATCAGCGTCGACTTGCCGGCTCCCGACGGACCCACGATCGCGAGCGTCGAGCCGATGGGAATGCGGAGGTTGAGTCGATCCAGCACGTCGCGATCGCTGCCCGGATAGCGGAAGCTGACGTCGCGGAGTTCGAGCGCCCCCATGCGCTCGGGCAGCAGGGCCGTGTCTGGAACGGTGCGCTCCACACTGTCCGAGTCCGGGTCGCGGGTGAGTTCCTTGATCACGTCGTTCGCGTAGACCTCGTTGGCAGACGCGCTGGTGACACTCGCCTGCACGGCGTTCATCGCCGGGATCATGCGGAAGCCAGCGGCGGCGAACAGCGAGATCGCCACAGCGGTCTCCGGGAGCCCTCCGCGAAGATATGCTGATCCGCCGACGACCAGGAAGCCTCCGATGAGGGTGGCCTCGAAGACGTACTTCGGGATGACACCGAGGAAGGCCATGTTCGCGCGCGAGCGCGTGACGATCTCACGGTTCTTCTCGATGACCCGGCCGGCCTCGTCGAGTTTGCCGCGCAGTGTCACCTCCTTGAGCGCGTCGACCATCTCGGTCATGATCGTCGCGACGCGGTACGCATAGTTGCGCCCGCGGGTCCCCTCGACTTTCGCGCGGCGCGAGACGATGAGTTGCATCGCTCCCGACACCGCCGAGAGATAGACGAAGGCGATGAGCGCGGTCCAGGGCTGAGCGACCACGAGCACCACCAGCACCGCTACGAACGTGAAGGCGTTGCCGGGCACTTGGGACAGGGGCAGGATGAAGCCCCGGTTGGCGGCGCCCATCGACCCGTCGACGATGCGGGTCACCTCGGCGGTGCTGAGCCTGGAACGCCGTTCCCAGCTCGAGTGCGCGTAGCGGTCGAAGAGCCGCGTGCCGAGATCGAGTTCGTAGCGGGCGAATCGTCGTGTGGCGCGCCAGTGCAGCAGCATCGCGCAGGCGCTCTTGCCGATGAAGAGTACGCAGATGAGGGCGACGATCCACGGCGTCGCGGTGTCCGGGAGCTCTCCGATGTAGGGCAGGGAGAGGGGGCTGTTCGACGCCAGTGCGGTCGCCGTGACCACGATGAGCGCGAGTGCGGCCGTGTCGAGGATCGCGAGAAGGCCGGTGAAGATCGAATACCAGATGTAGAACGGCCGGGCATCAGGGGGGAGGACGCGGAAGAGGCCTCTGAGCGTGCTCAGGATCGTCTTCATCGCAGCCTCAATTCCTCATGATGTGAACTCCGAACAACAATACAAGTTGGTCACTGTGTCCTTGAGGTGTGCTGATCGAGCCACTCGGCGAGAACCGCTCCGCTTCGCGAGCCGCCGTGGAAGCGACGCACGAATTCCGGTCCGGCCGCGGCGATCCCGAGGGCGCGGGTCGGGTCCTCGACGATGCCCAGGAGAACCTCCGCGAGCGATTCCGGCGTCGCTTCCACGATCGGCAGTTCCTCCCCGGTGAGCTCCCGGGTTCTCCGCCGCACCTCCTCGGAGATGTGCGCGACGACGATCCTTCCAGCTGCGAGGCCTTCGCACGCGGCTACGCCGTAGTTCCCGGTTCTGAACGAATCGAGCACGACGTCCGTGTTCCGGTAGACATCGGGCATGGCGGAGTGCGGAATCCCGCGGACGACCTGGTAGTCGATGATCTTGTCCGCGTGCAGCCGTTGGAGGGATTCCTCGATGAGGTCCGTCCCTTTGATCCCGGTGCTCGGGGCATGTGCGACGCGTAGGGGGAGGCCCGCCGAGAGCGGCGGATCGCCGGCCTGCCAGACATCGGTCTCGATGACCACCGGCAGCCAGTTCGATCCCTCGACTTCGGACAGTAGGCCCACCGTTGAAACATAGACGGGGAGACCGGTGCGCTCGATGAGTTCGCGGCTGCGATCCGCCATACCGCGGCATCGGTCCCGCAGTTCGCGGTCGACTGCGAACGGAGAGTGCCGTTCCTTCTGCGCGTGG
The genomic region above belongs to Leucobacter muris and contains:
- a CDS encoding glycosyltransferase family 4 protein, translated to MRVAIASRIFNPEPSAASFRLEALARAFADHGHDVTVFTSTIPRERRGEAASFAQRTAWMRVRRFPVVRNRSGYVRGYVPYLSFDIPLFFRLLCSRRFDVIITEPPPTTGAVVRLVAGLRRVPYMYYAADIWADAAQQTASAAFVVRAVRIVERWALRGASAVLSVSDGVTARLAALGASDRALTIGNGIDVEAFNFTGETESDEDPLFVYAGTSSEWHGSGIFVEAFAEVLRELPEARLLFIGGGSERDELEQKARRIGIEGSVDFRPSVAPAQLAEILRRSTASLASQRPEVGYDYAFPTKLYASAACGTPLIFAGSGPAVEFVASEVDGTPIGRAAAYTPAAVSESMIETVRHAASRDRRLAVAKWARNQVAISRPAELAVRRAEELLS
- a CDS encoding glycosyltransferase — translated: MRILLVCPFFPPENKIAAVRIAKFAEHWARAGHEVRVLTQQSSATGLAEPSDPLLSVYRAGAPRAAPSASTASKARASLLYRLASEAYTRALALVWPDLFRKWGRQAVALAKRWEWAPDVVVASVGPFSSLIAGSRLARHFRAPLVVDYRDLLSMSTYYPFGSLRRKIDGIAEKRLVKNAVLLSSVSEPLVEELRERYRLPAQVVTNGFDPKDFEQLPYDPSGRELRVTYCGWVTPRRSDPRPFLEGVRKLLDAHPEAQIEVEFYGPPPGPVFRASAELGLEKVVHYRGKVTHEESLAIQANSDLLLLLLWNDPGAVGVYTGKIFEYIGARRPILMTGYESGAPALLIRDHGLGMTSNDPEQIAEYLWLRAQEKQRTGRVSAPVENEATTLFTREAQSRLMLDAIERAVVGRS
- a CDS encoding glycosyltransferase family protein encodes the protein MEARTPRQVLGAAARLLNARLHGDRFPTIAPSGGDADRVFIGPTNYAGQADSWARALESARPQTRATSMKIRYGQDSFEYPADQTVSSVYSRLSRRWQHRQLRALQGYTGLLLESARPFLGGLYDSDAARQLEELGRTGVSCALLFHGSDIRDPDIHAQKERHSPFAVDRELRDRCRGMADRSRELIERTGLPVYVSTVGLLSEVEGSNWLPVVIETDVWQAGDPPLSAGLPLRVAHAPSTGIKGTDLIEESLQRLHADKIIDYQVVRGIPHSAMPDVYRNTDVVLDSFRTGNYGVAACEGLAAGRIVVAHISEEVRRRTRELTGEELPIVEATPESLAEVLLGIVEDPTRALGIAAAGPEFVRRFHGGSRSGAVLAEWLDQHTSRTQ
- a CDS encoding ABC transporter ATP-binding protein, with the translated sequence MKTILSTLRGLFRVLPPDARPFYIWYSIFTGLLAILDTAALALIVVTATALASNSPLSLPYIGELPDTATPWIVALICVLFIGKSACAMLLHWRATRRFARYELDLGTRLFDRYAHSSWERRSRLSTAEVTRIVDGSMGAANRGFILPLSQVPGNAFTFVAVLVVLVVAQPWTALIAFVYLSAVSGAMQLIVSRRAKVEGTRGRNYAYRVATIMTEMVDALKEVTLRGKLDEAGRVIEKNREIVTRSRANMAFLGVIPKYVFEATLIGGFLVVGGSAYLRGGLPETAVAISLFAAAGFRMIPAMNAVQASVTSASANEVYANDVIKELTRDPDSDSVERTVPDTALLPERMGALELRDVSFRYPGSDRDVLDRLNLRIPIGSTLAIVGPSGAGKSTLIDILLGLSTPTSGSVAIDGLPLDSVLQQWRHRVGYVPQRVALFNGSIAQNVALTWEDDYEPQLVMQALERAQVAELASDRGIEEPIGERGVSISGGQQQRLGIARALYSDPLVMVMDEATSSLDTATENRVVESMHSLQGSITFITVAHRLATIREYDQVCYLDEGRILASGTFEEVVGQLPAFKRQAELAGLL